The following proteins are co-located in the Nocardia bhagyanarayanae genome:
- a CDS encoding LOG family protein translates to MAALTTRRTYAKQVAVCGPTACTRADAANATEVGRLLAAAGATVLCGGGFGVMAAVAEGASRAGGLVIGVRPDIDRDAACQGLSAVLFTNMGEARNAILVRSADAVIVIGGSWGTLSELALARHRGDIPVVSLGGWQILDAAGEPLQATLTAADPAEAVRLAIGSRR, encoded by the coding sequence ATGGCAGCGCTGACCACCCGACGCACCTACGCCAAGCAGGTCGCCGTGTGCGGACCCACCGCATGCACCCGCGCCGACGCCGCGAACGCCACCGAAGTCGGACGACTGCTCGCCGCCGCGGGGGCGACCGTGCTGTGCGGCGGCGGCTTCGGTGTGATGGCCGCCGTCGCCGAAGGCGCGTCACGCGCGGGCGGTCTGGTGATCGGCGTGCGGCCCGACATCGACCGCGACGCCGCCTGCCAGGGACTTTCCGCCGTGCTGTTCACGAACATGGGCGAGGCGCGCAACGCGATCCTGGTGCGCTCCGCCGACGCCGTCATCGTCATCGGCGGCTCCTGGGGCACGCTGTCCGAACTGGCGCTGGCACGGCACCGCGGCGACATCCCGGTCGTCTCCCTCGGCGGGTGGCAGATCCTCGACGCCGCGGGTGAGCCGCTGCAAGCCACGCTCACCGCCGCCGATCCCGCCGAGGCGGTGCGGCTCGCGATCGGATCGCGGCGGTGA
- a CDS encoding enoyl-CoA hydratase/isomerase family protein, producing the protein MSDELVLCSIDGAIATLTLNRPDKLNALTADTFDHLRTHLETLAGDDAVRVVVLTGAGRSFCAGHDLTALAEGHALAHRFREAETIGLLEDLPKPTIAKIHGHCFTGGLELALGCDLLVAGESAQLGDTHSQWGLVPLWGMSVRLPERVGMSRAKELSFTARRLPAAEAASIGLVDHCVPDAELDRYVAELAERIAANSPGSHRIYKALYANTRSMDRAAALRAETEMTFGFPDDAAARLAGGTRG; encoded by the coding sequence ATGAGCGATGAACTCGTCTTGTGTTCGATCGACGGCGCGATCGCGACGCTGACGCTGAACCGGCCCGACAAGCTGAACGCCCTCACCGCGGACACCTTCGACCACTTGCGCACCCACCTGGAAACACTGGCCGGCGACGACGCCGTGCGCGTCGTCGTACTCACCGGCGCGGGCCGATCGTTCTGCGCCGGACACGATCTGACCGCGCTGGCCGAGGGCCACGCACTCGCGCACCGGTTCCGCGAGGCCGAGACCATCGGACTGCTCGAGGACCTGCCCAAGCCCACCATCGCCAAGATCCACGGGCACTGCTTCACCGGCGGCCTGGAACTGGCCCTCGGCTGCGACCTGCTGGTGGCCGGGGAATCCGCCCAACTCGGGGACACCCACAGCCAGTGGGGGCTGGTCCCGCTGTGGGGCATGTCGGTGCGGCTACCCGAACGGGTCGGCATGTCCAGGGCCAAGGAACTCAGCTTCACCGCCCGCAGGCTGCCCGCCGCCGAAGCCGCGAGCATCGGGCTCGTCGACCACTGCGTGCCCGACGCGGAACTCGACCGGTACGTCGCCGAGCTCGCCGAGCGCATCGCCGCCAACTCGCCCGGCTCGCATCGCATCTACAAAGCGCTCTACGCCAACACCCGGTCGATGGACCGGGCCGCAGCGTTGCGCGCGGAAACCGAGATGACATTCGGCTTCCCCGACGACGCCGCCGCGCGACTCGCCGGAGGAACCCGCGGCTGA
- a CDS encoding DMT family transporter encodes MAWPLLIVSAVFEAVWATALGMSDGLSRAVPTAVFGIALAVSMIGLALATRRIPIGVAYAVWIGIGAALTVGYAMATGAETVSASKIAFLGGIIACVIGLKFVKSAPARADSHPCGRDDDGAGSGHASAGDEPSSGSAR; translated from the coding sequence ATGGCGTGGCCGCTTCTGATCGTCAGCGCGGTGTTCGAGGCCGTGTGGGCGACCGCGCTCGGCATGTCGGACGGATTGTCGCGGGCCGTGCCCACAGCGGTGTTCGGTATCGCCTTGGCGGTGAGCATGATCGGGTTGGCGCTGGCCACCCGGCGCATACCGATCGGTGTGGCCTACGCCGTGTGGATCGGCATCGGTGCGGCGCTCACCGTCGGGTACGCCATGGCCACCGGCGCCGAGACCGTCTCGGCGAGCAAGATCGCCTTCCTCGGCGGCATCATCGCCTGCGTCATCGGCCTGAAATTCGTGAAATCCGCTCCCGCGCGGGCGGATTCACATCCCTGCGGCCGAGACGACGACGGTGCAGGGTCCGGCCATGCGTCTGCTGGCGACGAACCGTCGTCCGGCAGCGCGCGTTAG
- a CDS encoding DMT family transporter — MAWVVLLVAGVLEAVWATALAESRGFRRLVPTLVFAAALVASMLGLAFAMRTLPTGTAYAVWVGVGAVLTAVWAVLTGKERASLARTLLLCGLVACVAGLKAVS; from the coding sequence GTGGCTTGGGTCGTTCTTCTCGTCGCCGGGGTGTTGGAAGCCGTATGGGCCACGGCGCTCGCCGAATCCCGCGGTTTCCGGCGTCTCGTTCCCACCCTCGTGTTCGCGGCGGCGCTCGTCGCCAGCATGCTCGGCCTGGCCTTCGCGATGCGTACCCTGCCCACCGGCACCGCCTACGCGGTGTGGGTCGGCGTCGGCGCGGTGCTCACCGCGGTGTGGGCGGTGCTGACTGGAAAGGAGCGGGCGAGCTTGGCGCGGACACTGCTGCTGTGCGGGCTGGTCGCCTGTGTGGCCGGGCTGAAGGCGGTGAGCTGA
- a CDS encoding DUF72 domain-containing protein, whose protein sequence is MGDIRIGTSGWLYRGWRGVFYPVGLTQRLELGYLSERMNSVEINGSFYSLQRPSSYLRWAEQTPEDFVFAVKGSRFITHMKRLRDGDTLLANFLASGVLALGPKLGPILWQLPPTMRFDPELLTGFFAHLPRSTAQAAEIASRHDHRVDPAHTTADADRPLRHALEIRHPSFVTPEFPELLREHGIALVVADAAGKYPLLEDVTADFVYVRLHGHDELYVSGYTDDGLDMWAEKIRSWARGGDVYVYFDNDAKVMAPRDALALRARVADAIEAG, encoded by the coding sequence ATGGGCGACATCCGGATCGGCACCTCGGGATGGCTGTATCGAGGTTGGCGCGGCGTGTTCTACCCGGTGGGACTGACCCAGCGGCTCGAGCTCGGCTACCTGTCCGAGCGAATGAACAGCGTGGAGATCAACGGATCGTTCTACTCGTTGCAGCGGCCGTCGAGCTACCTGCGCTGGGCCGAACAGACACCGGAGGACTTCGTGTTCGCCGTCAAGGGCAGCCGCTTCATCACCCACATGAAACGACTGCGCGACGGCGACACGCTGCTGGCCAACTTCCTCGCCTCCGGCGTCCTCGCCCTCGGCCCCAAGCTCGGACCGATCCTGTGGCAGCTGCCGCCGACCATGCGCTTCGACCCGGAGCTGCTCACCGGCTTCTTCGCCCATCTGCCGCGCAGCACGGCGCAGGCCGCCGAGATCGCGAGCCGACACGATCACCGCGTCGACCCCGCCCACACCACCGCCGACGCGGACCGGCCGCTGCGCCACGCGCTGGAGATCCGGCATCCCAGCTTCGTCACGCCGGAATTCCCGGAGTTGTTGCGCGAGCACGGGATCGCGCTGGTGGTCGCGGACGCGGCGGGCAAGTATCCGCTGCTCGAGGACGTCACCGCGGATTTCGTGTACGTCCGGTTGCACGGGCACGACGAGCTCTATGTCAGCGGATACACCGACGACGGACTGGACATGTGGGCCGAGAAGATCCGGTCCTGGGCGCGCGGCGGCGACGTGTACGTCTACTTCGACAACGACGCCAAAGTGATGGCGCCACGCGACGCGCTGGCGTTGCGGGCCCGCGTCGCCGACGCCATCGAGGCCGGATAG
- a CDS encoding mycothiol transferase, whose protein sequence is MTSAQLLTDGYERVREAVYEAVDGLDEDALTFRIDPGANTIAWLIWHLTRVQDDHIADVAGTEQVWTAQDWYGRFGLPLDERATGYGDGPEEVALVRASAESLSGYYDAVHERTLDFVRELTDADLAEVIDTRWDPPVTLAVRLVSVISDDLQHAGQAAYVRGVFDRTR, encoded by the coding sequence ATGACGAGCGCGCAGCTGCTGACCGACGGCTACGAGCGGGTCAGGGAAGCGGTGTACGAGGCCGTCGACGGCCTGGACGAGGACGCGCTGACCTTCCGGATCGACCCGGGCGCCAACACGATCGCCTGGCTGATCTGGCACCTGACCCGGGTGCAGGACGACCACATCGCCGACGTCGCGGGCACCGAGCAGGTATGGACCGCCCAGGATTGGTACGGCCGTTTCGGCCTGCCGCTGGACGAACGAGCGACCGGCTACGGCGACGGCCCCGAGGAGGTCGCGCTGGTGCGCGCGTCCGCGGAATCGCTGTCGGGCTATTACGACGCCGTCCACGAGCGGACTCTGGACTTCGTGCGCGAGCTGACCGATGCCGACCTGGCGGAGGTGATCGACACCCGCTGGGACCCGCCGGTCACCCTCGCGGTGCGGCTGGTGAGCGTGATCTCCGACGACCTCCAGCACGCGGGCCAGGCGGCGTACGTGCGCGGGGTGTTCGACCGCACGAGGTGA
- a CDS encoding serine hydrolase, producing MRGDRRRVPGLAALVAAGLLVGGCVDAPAPQSPATSTSVESPNQVAGVTIPDGQVGQAVDRLDELAQSLLATSRVPGLAVAVVHDGKVVYRKGFGVRAVGSDAKVGPETVFQLASVSKSLAATVVARQVATGAVRWDTPVRQLLPSFALGDPYVTEKVTVGDLFAHRSGLPDHAGDLLEDLGYDREQVLERLRELPLDAFRDSYAYTNFGLTAAAVAVATAAGADWETLSDKEIYQPLGMTSTSSRYSDFRARDDRADGHVLVDGRYRVADPPRDPDAQSPAGGVSSSVDDLAKWMTMMLADGAVEGRPFLAPDALQPAVSPQAVSAPPRTFDARAGFYGYGFNVGVSPAGRVVLGHSGAFDLGAATAFTLIPSVNVGIVTLTNAAPIGLPETLNAEFADLVQFGTVREDWRALYREAFAPLSAPIGSLAGASPPARPAPAQPLPTYAGRYDNDYYGPATVAVEDDGLTLTLGPRNMRFPLRHWDGDTFVFTPTGENAPTGSVSRATFAGNTLTLEYFDADGLGVFTRT from the coding sequence GTGCGCGGAGATCGGCGGAGAGTTCCGGGTCTCGCGGCGCTGGTGGCCGCGGGACTGCTCGTCGGCGGCTGCGTCGACGCGCCGGCTCCGCAGTCGCCCGCCACCAGCACCTCCGTCGAGTCACCGAACCAGGTCGCCGGGGTGACGATCCCCGACGGACAGGTCGGCCAGGCGGTGGATCGGCTCGACGAGCTCGCCCAGAGCCTGCTGGCGACCTCGCGGGTCCCCGGACTCGCCGTCGCCGTCGTGCACGACGGAAAAGTGGTGTACCGCAAGGGTTTCGGCGTGCGCGCGGTGGGCTCGGACGCCAAGGTCGGTCCGGAGACGGTGTTCCAGCTGGCGTCGGTGTCGAAATCGCTCGCGGCGACGGTCGTCGCACGGCAGGTCGCCACGGGCGCCGTGCGATGGGATACGCCGGTGCGCCAGTTGCTGCCCTCGTTCGCGTTGGGCGACCCGTACGTCACCGAGAAGGTCACCGTCGGTGATCTGTTCGCGCATCGGTCCGGGCTCCCCGATCACGCGGGCGATCTGCTCGAGGACCTCGGCTACGACCGCGAGCAGGTGCTCGAGCGGTTGCGGGAGCTGCCGCTGGACGCCTTCCGCGACTCCTACGCCTACACCAATTTCGGTCTCACCGCCGCCGCCGTCGCGGTCGCCACCGCGGCGGGCGCCGACTGGGAGACGTTGTCGGACAAGGAGATCTACCAGCCGCTCGGCATGACCTCCACGAGCTCGCGGTACAGCGACTTCCGCGCACGCGACGACCGCGCCGACGGTCACGTGCTCGTCGACGGCAGGTATCGGGTCGCGGACCCGCCGCGCGACCCCGACGCCCAGTCCCCCGCGGGCGGGGTGAGTTCGTCGGTGGACGATCTCGCCAAATGGATGACGATGATGCTCGCCGACGGCGCGGTCGAGGGCCGGCCGTTCCTCGCGCCCGACGCGCTGCAACCCGCGGTGTCGCCGCAAGCGGTGTCGGCGCCGCCGAGGACCTTCGACGCGCGCGCCGGGTTCTACGGCTACGGCTTCAACGTCGGCGTCTCCCCGGCAGGACGGGTGGTGCTCGGGCATTCGGGCGCCTTCGATCTCGGCGCCGCCACCGCGTTCACCCTGATCCCCTCCGTGAACGTCGGCATCGTGACGCTCACCAACGCCGCGCCGATCGGGCTACCCGAAACGCTCAACGCCGAGTTCGCCGACCTCGTCCAGTTCGGCACCGTCCGCGAGGACTGGCGCGCGCTCTACCGGGAGGCCTTCGCACCGCTCAGCGCGCCGATCGGCAGCCTCGCGGGCGCGTCGCCACCCGCGCGACCCGCCCCGGCGCAACCGCTGCCGACCTACGCGGGCCGCTACGACAACGACTACTACGGTCCGGCCACCGTCGCCGTCGAGGACGACGGGCTCACCCTCACCCTGGGCCCGCGGAACATGCGCTTCCCGCTGCGCCACTGGGACGGCGACACCTTCGTGTTCACACCGACCGGCGAGAACGCACCCACCGGCTCGGTCTCGCGTGCCACCTTCGCCGGAAACACGCTGACCCTCGAATACTTCGACGCCGACGGCCTCGGCGTCTTCACCCGAACCTGA
- a CDS encoding S1 family peptidase: MSQLPKGRGVTRRHTVAARGASALAIAATVFLAPVTGTASAADPPVLGGGSGIVIANQAECTLTSIGHDRAGRLVGLTAGHCGKAGATVLAESDPNYGVVGRFAHTDPALDYAVIEFDPQRVTPVRQLGDIAITGIGAPARFPATVCKKGRTTGTTCGVAWGPVGPATETWTQLCVLEGDSGAPVVVGSTLVGMVNAYLGVGCFGPEVGTDIHAVVADLDARDLVGAGFWPI, encoded by the coding sequence ATGAGTCAGCTGCCGAAAGGCCGTGGCGTCACCCGACGGCATACCGTCGCGGCGCGCGGCGCATCCGCCTTGGCGATCGCGGCCACGGTATTTCTCGCCCCGGTCACCGGCACCGCGTCCGCCGCCGATCCACCCGTACTCGGCGGCGGCTCCGGCATCGTCATCGCCAACCAGGCCGAGTGCACGCTCACCTCGATCGGCCACGACCGTGCCGGGCGCCTGGTCGGCCTCACCGCCGGTCACTGCGGCAAGGCGGGGGCGACGGTGCTCGCCGAATCCGATCCCAACTACGGCGTGGTCGGCAGGTTCGCCCATACCGATCCCGCGCTGGACTACGCGGTCATCGAATTCGACCCGCAGCGGGTCACACCGGTGCGCCAGCTCGGCGACATCGCGATCACCGGCATCGGCGCGCCCGCACGGTTCCCGGCCACCGTGTGCAAGAAGGGCCGCACCACCGGAACCACCTGCGGCGTCGCCTGGGGCCCCGTGGGCCCGGCCACCGAGACCTGGACTCAGCTGTGCGTGCTCGAAGGTGACTCCGGCGCGCCCGTGGTGGTCGGCTCGACGCTCGTCGGCATGGTGAACGCCTATCTCGGGGTGGGTTGCTTCGGGCCCGAAGTGGGTACCGATATCCATGCGGTAGTCGCGGATCTGGACGCACGCGACCTCGTGGGTGCGGGCTTCTGGCCGATCTGA
- a CDS encoding helix-turn-helix domain-containing protein — protein sequence MTTQTAGDLLRHWRLERRLSQLELAGRAETSARHLSFIETGRATPSRAMLAHLCDHLDIPLRERNRLLLAAGYAPAYAEPTLDTPEMDAVRQAMRQILVGHEPYPALAIDRNWNMVEANAGVAVMLTGIDSRLLTAPVNALRLSLHPGGIAPRIANLPEWRGHLFARLSRQIEVTGAPELIALRAELRAYPGGETEVALPEPDQATVPLRLRHDGAELSFLSVTTVFGTPMNVTVAELAIESFFPADAETRKYLNTLTS from the coding sequence GTGACTACGCAAACAGCGGGCGATCTGCTGCGGCACTGGCGGCTCGAGCGCAGGCTGAGCCAGCTCGAGCTGGCCGGCCGCGCCGAAACCTCCGCGCGCCACCTCAGTTTCATCGAAACCGGACGCGCCACCCCGAGCCGCGCGATGCTCGCCCACCTGTGCGATCACCTCGACATCCCGCTGCGCGAACGCAACCGCCTGCTGCTGGCGGCGGGCTACGCGCCCGCCTACGCCGAACCGACCCTCGACACCCCCGAGATGGACGCGGTACGGCAGGCGATGCGCCAGATCCTCGTCGGCCACGAGCCCTACCCGGCGCTGGCCATCGACCGGAACTGGAACATGGTGGAAGCCAACGCCGGTGTGGCCGTGATGCTCACCGGCATCGACTCGCGGCTGCTCACCGCACCGGTCAACGCGCTGCGACTGAGCCTGCACCCCGGCGGCATCGCGCCGCGGATTGCCAACCTCCCCGAATGGCGCGGGCACCTGTTCGCCCGGCTGTCGCGCCAGATCGAGGTCACCGGCGCCCCGGAACTGATCGCGCTGCGCGCGGAACTGCGCGCCTACCCGGGCGGCGAAACCGAGGTCGCGCTACCGGAGCCGGACCAGGCCACCGTTCCGCTGCGGCTGCGCCACGACGGTGCGGAACTGTCGTTTCTGTCGGTCACCACCGTGTTCGGCACACCGATGAACGTCACCGTCGCCGAACTCGCCATCGAATCGTTCTTTCCCGCCGACGCCGAAACGCGAAAGTACTTGAACACGCTCACTTCCTGA
- a CDS encoding fructosamine kinase family protein, producing MSIADRLGESLGVAVHAVTDLGSSHDWTLHRAELADGRVVFVKAAADRDGVFAAEAAGLRWLAAGNAALVPPVLAAEDGMLVLPWLPDAAPSPAAADRFGRDLAVLHADSPGVFGASWPGWIAELPLDNTPCEGPWARWYAERRLRPFVSRTADVLGPDGVRLLERVMESVEELAGPPEPPARIHGDLWSGNLRWTQAGVMLIDPAAHGGHRETDLAMLALFGAPYLDRVVAAYERTRPLAAGWRSRVPLHQLHPLLVHVALFGAGYRAQTLAAARAALSARLRK from the coding sequence GTGAGCATCGCCGACCGGTTGGGTGAGTCGCTGGGTGTCGCCGTCCACGCGGTGACCGATCTCGGGTCGAGTCACGACTGGACGCTGCACCGGGCGGAGCTGGCCGACGGTCGCGTCGTCTTCGTCAAGGCCGCCGCGGACCGGGATGGGGTGTTCGCGGCGGAGGCGGCGGGTCTGCGCTGGCTCGCGGCGGGCAATGCCGCGCTGGTGCCGCCGGTGCTGGCCGCCGAGGACGGGATGCTGGTGCTGCCGTGGTTGCCCGACGCCGCGCCCTCCCCCGCCGCTGCGGACCGCTTCGGCCGGGATCTCGCTGTGCTGCACGCGGATTCGCCGGGCGTCTTCGGCGCGTCGTGGCCCGGCTGGATCGCCGAACTCCCGCTGGACAACACGCCGTGCGAGGGCCCGTGGGCGCGCTGGTACGCCGAGCGCAGGTTGCGCCCGTTCGTATCCCGCACCGCGGACGTGCTCGGCCCGGACGGGGTGCGGCTGCTGGAGCGGGTGATGGAGTCCGTCGAGGAGCTTGCGGGCCCGCCCGAGCCTCCGGCGCGCATCCACGGTGATCTGTGGTCGGGCAATCTGCGCTGGACGCAGGCGGGCGTGATGCTCATCGATCCGGCGGCGCACGGCGGGCACCGGGAGACCGATCTGGCGATGCTCGCGTTGTTCGGCGCGCCGTACCTGGATCGCGTTGTCGCCGCCTACGAGCGAACCCGCCCGCTGGCGGCGGGATGGCGCTCCCGTGTTCCTTTGCATCAGCTGCATCCGCTGCTGGTGCACGTCGCGCTGTTCGGCGCCGGGTACCGCGCGCAGACTCTCGCCGCCGCCCGTGCGGCGCTCTCGGCACGACTCAGGAAGTGA
- a CDS encoding TIGR03619 family F420-dependent LLM class oxidoreductase encodes MRFTYAETMTDPSYYVPLAQAAEAAGYTSMAVADSVAYPRDSDATYPYTPDGSREFLEDKPFIEAFVLSAAMAAATTKLRFTPFVLKLPIRPPVLVAKQAASVAALSGNRFGLGVGISPWPDDFEIMDVPFEKRGARMDECVDIVRGLTAGGYFEYHGEFYDLPPIKINPVPTEPIPILIGGHSGPALRRAAQRGDGWMHAGGDPAELDRLLAKLDKLRAEYGTRKDFEVHVISLDGFTVDGVKRLEDKGVTDVIVGFRNPYTRDQDTESLETKIANLSRFAEHVIARTAS; translated from the coding sequence ATGCGGTTCACGTACGCGGAGACGATGACCGACCCGTCCTACTACGTGCCTCTGGCGCAGGCCGCCGAGGCGGCCGGGTACACGTCGATGGCGGTGGCCGACAGCGTCGCCTATCCGCGCGACTCCGACGCCACCTACCCCTACACCCCCGACGGCAGCCGGGAGTTCCTGGAGGACAAACCGTTCATCGAGGCGTTCGTGCTCTCGGCGGCGATGGCGGCCGCGACGACGAAGCTGCGGTTCACTCCGTTCGTGCTGAAGCTGCCCATCCGCCCACCGGTGCTGGTGGCCAAGCAGGCGGCGTCGGTGGCCGCGCTGAGCGGCAATCGGTTCGGTCTCGGTGTCGGGATCAGCCCGTGGCCGGACGACTTCGAGATCATGGACGTGCCGTTCGAGAAGCGCGGCGCGCGCATGGACGAGTGCGTCGACATCGTGCGCGGGCTCACCGCGGGCGGCTATTTCGAGTACCACGGCGAGTTCTACGACCTGCCGCCGATCAAGATCAACCCGGTGCCCACCGAACCGATCCCGATCCTCATCGGCGGGCACAGCGGTCCGGCGCTGCGGCGCGCCGCCCAGCGCGGTGACGGCTGGATGCACGCGGGCGGCGATCCCGCCGAGCTCGATCGGCTACTGGCGAAGCTGGACAAGCTGCGGGCCGAGTACGGCACGCGCAAGGACTTCGAAGTGCACGTCATCTCGCTGGACGGTTTCACCGTCGACGGCGTGAAGCGGCTGGAGGACAAGGGCGTCACCGATGTCATCGTCGGCTTCCGCAATCCGTACACCCGCGATCAGGACACCGAGAGCCTGGAGACCAAGATCGCGAACCTGTCCCGGTTCGCCGAGCACGTCATCGCGCGCACCGCATCCTGA
- a CDS encoding TetR/AcrR family transcriptional regulator, whose translation MQADDSRAALLDAGERLIAERGVDVPLRDIAAAGGQRNNSAVHYYFDSRNGLVEAIVERRMNRLEQRRMELLAAHEADGTGADPHALVGMLVGPMLELVGEDRTSHYGRFLEVVRTHPVIADARRLAGAERAAVRIIATRLGAALPQLSPRHRRRRLETMTTVLFALVADYERALQDGSRTPHLDTDTAEIADMLVAMLTVPARDPA comes from the coding sequence ATGCAAGCCGACGACTCGCGCGCCGCCCTGCTCGACGCGGGGGAGCGACTCATCGCCGAACGCGGCGTCGACGTCCCGCTGCGCGACATCGCCGCCGCCGGGGGCCAACGCAACAACTCCGCGGTGCACTACTACTTCGATTCCCGCAACGGACTCGTCGAAGCCATCGTCGAGCGCCGGATGAACCGGCTCGAACAGCGCCGCATGGAACTACTCGCCGCCCACGAAGCCGACGGCACCGGCGCCGACCCGCACGCTCTGGTCGGCATGCTCGTCGGACCCATGCTCGAACTCGTCGGCGAAGACCGCACCAGCCACTACGGCCGCTTCCTCGAAGTCGTCCGCACCCACCCCGTCATCGCCGACGCCCGCCGCCTCGCCGGCGCCGAGCGCGCCGCGGTCCGCATCATCGCCACCCGCCTGGGCGCCGCCCTCCCGCAGCTGTCGCCCCGCCACCGCCGCCGACGCCTCGAAACCATGACCACCGTGCTGTTCGCCCTCGTCGCCGACTACGAACGCGCACTCCAAGACGGCAGCCGCACCCCGCACCTCGACACCGACACCGCCGAGATCGCCGACATGCTCGTCGCGATGCTCACCGTGCCGGCGCGCGACCCGGCCTGA
- a CDS encoding HugZ family protein produces the protein MTLDHGDPGDAPSVPGPLAAVVNAARPSAAEEARTVAAATNIATLASLSEDGSPWASFVTYGLLDGAPVLCVSRLAEHGRNLAGDARASLSIVAPERPADPLAGSRITLAGVVERPVGAELAAAREAHVAAVPAARMYVEYSDFSLWVFRVGRVRWVGGYGRMDSATAEEYLAAEPDPVAPVAARAVAHLNDDHADALLSMARVLGGYPDATAALCERADRYGLDLRVETPRGVARTRVGYAERLDGVDGLRAATVELARRSREG, from the coding sequence ATGACTCTCGATCACGGTGATCCCGGTGACGCGCCGTCGGTGCCCGGGCCGCTCGCTGCGGTGGTGAACGCGGCGCGGCCTTCTGCTGCGGAGGAGGCGAGAACGGTTGCGGCGGCGACGAATATCGCGACCTTGGCGAGCCTGAGCGAGGACGGGTCGCCGTGGGCGTCGTTCGTGACGTACGGGTTGTTGGACGGTGCGCCGGTGTTGTGTGTGTCGCGGTTGGCCGAGCACGGCCGGAATCTGGCGGGCGATGCGCGGGCCAGTTTGTCGATCGTGGCGCCGGAGCGGCCCGCGGATCCGTTGGCGGGTTCGCGGATCACGCTGGCGGGGGTGGTGGAGCGTCCGGTGGGCGCGGAGTTGGCGGCGGCGCGGGAAGCGCATGTGGCGGCGGTGCCCGCGGCGCGGATGTATGTCGAGTACAGCGATTTCTCGCTGTGGGTGTTCCGGGTCGGCCGGGTGCGGTGGGTCGGCGGGTACGGGCGGATGGATTCGGCGACGGCCGAGGAGTATCTGGCGGCGGAGCCGGATCCGGTGGCGCCGGTGGCGGCGCGGGCGGTCGCGCATCTGAACGACGATCACGCCGATGCGCTGTTGTCGATGGCGCGGGTGCTGGGTGGTTATCCGGATGCGACGGCGGCGCTGTGCGAGCGGGCGGATCGGTACGGGCTGGATTTGCGGGTGGAGACGCCGCGCGGGGTGGCGCGGACGCGGGTGGGTTATGCGGAGCGGCTGGACGGTGTCGACGGATTGCGCGCGGCGACAGTGGAATTGGCGCGGCGTTCGCGGGAGGGGTGA